The following coding sequences lie in one Salvelinus fontinalis isolate EN_2023a chromosome 21, ASM2944872v1, whole genome shotgun sequence genomic window:
- the dync2i2 gene encoding WD repeat-containing protein 34, protein MFTDETLDALGVESLWRKSQQFAQESRGCQTRPVHTAEAEIQPLLNADNGTQTDPQDHLIYQLPLKGELRPESPGLRDFLHRVEDMVVKELASNAKSHAFDGFDVIWEDQNETVSCIHCLQHPSAQEKGLQVTSISWSCTGSVIACAFGRVDDGDWSTEKSCVCTWNLDRRGLNPKRPDMVIDVARPVMSLSFHPSQPSLIAGGLYSGEVVVWDTNRTQDLILAQTGMSTDTHREPVYQVAWVPGPRRGEMVVLSAGSGGRVLLWTVDSDEGRLVLSAGFALIRQQVPHNSALSKNRGSSNVGVTSLALSPWDLDTFLVGSESGLVLKCSFSAQTLAAAPPDGESVTLRAPAQFSFSPRGGPVHSLHCSPFHRNLFVSVGTDGLAHLHSLLQPDPLLSLRVSDSYVFGVRWSPTRPLLFAAATGQGLVQIFDLGRKSLRPAATLDQLSGGQPVYCLEFNPRRKDLLAVGNADGSVNIWHLSTELTEQGPRETAKLEQLANEVAE, encoded by the exons ATGTTCACTGATGAAACTTTGGATGCCTTGGGCGTTGAGTCGCTGTGGAGGAAATCGCAACAGTTTGCACAGGAATCG AGAGGTTGTCAAACCCGGCCCGTACACACAGCTGAGGCTGAAATACAGCCCCTGCTTAATGCAGATAATGGCACCCAGACGGATCCACAAGACCACCTCATCTACCAACTCCCCCTTAAAGGTGAGCTCCGACCAGAGTCTCCCGGGCTGAGGGACTTCCTGCATCGAGTGGAGGACATGGTTGTCAAGGAGTTGGCCAGCAACGCCAAGAGTCATGCGTTTGATGGGTTCGACGTGATTTGGGAGGATCAGAACGAGACT GTTTCATGCATACATTGTCTCCAGCACCCCAGTGCCCAGGAGAAGGGTCTTCAAGTTACCAGCATATCCTGGAGTTGCACAGGTTCAGTAATCGCCTGCGCCTTCGGTCG TGTTGATGACGGAGACTGGAGCACAGAGAAGTCCTGTGTGTGCACTTGGAACCTGGACCGCAGAGGCCTGAACCCCAAGCGACCAGACATGGTCATAGATGTGGCCAGGCCAGTCATGTCTCTGTCCTTCCacccctctcaaccctctctcatAGCTG GGGGTCTTTACAGTGGAGAGGTAGTGGTCTGGGACACAAACAGGACACAGGACCTAATTTTGGCGCAAACAGGAATGTCGACCGACACTCACCGGGAGCCAGTCTACCAG GTAGCCTGGGTCCCTGGACCAAGGCGAGGGGAGATGGTGGTGCTGAGTGCTGGTTCTGGGGGCAGGGTGCTGTTGTGGACAGTGGACTCAGACGAGGGGAGGCTGGTGCTCAGTGCCGGCTTTGCCCTCATCAGACAGCAGGTGCCTCACAACAGTGCACTGAGCAAG AACAGAGGGAGCAGCAATGTGGGGGTCACCTCCCTGGCCCTGTCCCCCTGGGACTTGGACACATTCCTGGTGGGCTCCGAAAGCGGCCTGGTCCTTAAGTGCTCTTTCTCAGCCCAGACGCTGGCGGCGGCACCTCCCGATGGAGAGAGTGTGACTCTGCGTGCCCCAGCCCAGTTCTCCTTCAGCCCCCGAGGAGGCCCTGTCCACTCCTTGCACTGCTCCCCTTTCCACAG GAACCTGTTTGTCAGTGTGGGGACCGACGGCCTGGCCCATCTTCACTCTCTGCTGCAGCCCGATCCGCTGCTCTCGCTGCGGGTGTCCGACTCGTATGTGTTCGGGGTACGCTGGTCACCAACAAGGCCCCTCCTCTTTGCTGCAGCCACAGGACAAG GTCTGGTGCAGATATTTGATCTGGGCAGGAAGTCCCTGAGACCAGCAGCCACCCTAGACCAGCTGTCGGGTGGCCAACCAGTCTACTGCCTGGAGTTCAACCCCAGACGGAAAGACCTCCTAGCGGTGGGCAACGCCGACGGCTCCGTCAACATCTGGCACCTAAGCACGGAGCTGACGGAACAGGGGCCCCGAGAGACTGCCAAGCTGGAGCAACTAGCTAATGAGGTGGCAGAGTGA
- the LOC129818912 gene encoding protein SET-like produces MAASSAKVVRKENSNHDGADETSEKEQQEAIEHIDEVQNEIDRLNEQASEEILKVEQKYNKLRQPFFQKRSDLIAKIPNFWVTTFVNHPQVSALLGEEDEEALHYLTRVEVTEFEDIKSGYRIDFYFDENPYFENKILSKEFHLNESGDPSSKSTEIKWKAGKDLTKRAGQTPNKAGKKRQHEEPESFFTWFTDHSDAGADELGEVVKDDIWPNPLQYYLVPDMDDEEGEGEDDEEEGLEDIDEEGDEEGEEDDDEEGEDGEDDGEDD; encoded by the exons ATGGCAGCCTCGTCGGCGAAAGTCGTTAGGAAGGAAAACTCTAATCATGATGGAGCGGACGAGACCTCCG AAAAAGAGCAACAAGAAGCTATTGAACACATTGACGAAGTACAAAATGAAATTGACAG ATTGAATGAACAGGCCAGTGAGGAGATTTTAAAAGTAGAGCAGAAGTACAATAAGTTACGCCAGCCATTCTTCCAGAAGCGGTCAGACCTCATAGCTAAAATCCCCAACTTCTGGGTCACTACATTCGTCAACCACCCACAAG TTTCAGCCCTTCTTggtgaggaagatgaggaggcaCTTCATTACCTTACCAGAGTGGAGGTGACTGAGTTTGAGGACATCAAGTCGGGTTACAGAATAGATTTT TACTTCGACGAGAACCCGTACTTTGAGAACAAAATCCTCTCCAAAGAGTTTCACTTGAATGAAAGTGGGGACCCATCTTCGAAGTCAACTGAAATCAAATGGAAGGCTGGAAAG GACTTGACGAAGCGTGCCGGCCAAACGCCGAACAAGGCTGGTAAGAAAAGGCAACACGAAGAACCAGAGAGCTTCTTCACCTGGTTCACAGATCACTCCGACGCAGGGGCAGATGAACTAGGAGAGGTCGTTAAGGATGACATCTGGCCAAACCCATTGCAGTATTACCTG GTCCCTGACATGGATGATGAGGAAGGGGAAGGTGAGGACGATGAGGAAGAGGGCTTGGAGGACATCGATGAGGAAGgagatgaggaaggagaggaagatgaCGATGAGGAAGGAGAAGATGGAGAG GATGACGGCGAGGATGATTAA